The following proteins are co-located in the Heptranchias perlo isolate sHepPer1 unplaced genomic scaffold, sHepPer1.hap1 HAP1_SCAFFOLD_404, whole genome shotgun sequence genome:
- the LOC137312210 gene encoding E3 ubiquitin/ISG15 ligase TRIM25-like encodes MEPGAFEDELTCAVCLQVHQDPVVLSCQHSFCLKCIEGLWAQTPGPEGFECPQCHRKFNPRPSLERNFTLCNIVEKYKRSQPAADSARVVCDYCVENPSPAVKTCLKCEISLCSHHLKPHLLNKAFSGHTLIEPVADLKDRQCVDHKKILEYYCEDDAECVCVSCVIIGKHKSHTLLSLDQAQAAIKEELEREIEKLRVQQNGSNKQRDLERSEAEIKTRINELKGKLSKSFSEWRKELEEDEEYALKLIDEEGLRALSQIRSCSEALNGMEQIQLMDRETQSLVQRDPLSFIQNSKQLLSRVIETQRVTDPDVPALTLNLSNISQLIQKRLNGSGKYHSDILGIIGQRSPMSLDPKTVNWNLVLSDDLRSVTWTEWEQPYPPHPERFKDRPQVLCSQSFSSGSHSWDVETDGKDWGIGIVCGSVEREGDESNLRLSRKSWCLDFYDDDSFRAYHNSQFTALPLNWSISRIRVQLDYEAGTLSFHRVTDSLRHLHTFQTTFTEPVFPAFYCGNKSLKLLN; translated from the exons ATGGAGCCCGGAGCTTTCGAGGATGAATTAacctgtgctgtgtgtctccaggtgCACCAGGACCCGGTGGTGTTGTCCTGTCAGCAcagtttctgtttgaaatgtattgaggGACTTTGGGCCCAGACACCAGGCCCAGAAGGGTTTGAGTGTCCTCAGTGTCaccggaaattcaaccccaggcccagtctggagAGAAACTTCACGCTGTGTAATATTGTGGAAAAATACAAGCGGTCACAGCCTGCTGCTGATTCAGCCCGTGTCGTCTGCGATTACTGTGTCGAGAATCCATCCCCAGCTGTGAAGACGTGTCTGAAATGTGAAATATCTCTTTGCTCCCATCATTTAAAACCACATCTGCTGAACAAGGCCTTCAGTGGACACACCCTCATCGAGCCTGTAGCTGACCTTAAAGACAGGCAGTGCGTTGACCATAAGAAGATCCTTGAATACTACTGTGAAGAtgatgcagagtgtgtgtgtgtttcttgtGTAATAATAGGGAAACATAAATCCCACACACTGCTGAGCCTGGATCAGGCACAAGCTGCAATTAAG gaagaattggagagagaaatcgagAAGCTTCGAGTCCAGCAGAATGGTTCCAACAAACAGCGAGACTTGGAGagatcagaagctgaaataaag ACACGAATCAATGAGTTGAAAGGAAAGCTATCGAAGAGCTTCTCTGAATGGAGGAAAGagctggaagaagatgaagaatacgCACTGAAACTGATCGATGAGGAGGGGCTCCGAGCTCTCTCACAGATTAGAAGCTGTTCTGAAGCATTAAATGGGATGGAACAGATTCAATTAATGGATAGAGAAACCCAGAGTCTGGTACAGAGggaccctctctcctttattcag aactcgaagcagctcctttccag aGTGATTGAGACTCAGAGAGTCACAGACCCAGATGTTCCAGCGCTCACCCTGAACCTGTCCAATATATCTCAACTTatccagaagaggctgaatggatcGGGAAAGTATCACTCAGACATACTGGGAATCATTG ggcaaaggtcaccgatgagcctggatccaaagacagtaaactggaacttggttctgtctgatgatctgagatcagtaacaTGGACTGAATGGGAACAGCcctacccacctcacccagagaggtttaaagacCGTCCTCAAGTCCtctgctcccagagtttctcctcaggatcccattcctgggatgtggagactgatgggaaggactggggaatagggattgtgtgtgggagtgtagagagggagggggacgagtCTAATCTTAGGCTCAGCAGGAAATCCTGGTGTTTGGATTTTTATGATGATGATTCTTTCAGAGCCTATCACAATTCCCAGTTCACTGCCCTCCCATTGAACTGGTCAATCAGCAGGATCCGAGTTCAGTTAGACTACGAGGCCGGGACTCTGTCATTTCACcgggtcactgactcactgagacatttacacacatttcaaaccacattcactgaacccgtgtttccagcattttattgtgGGAACAAATCCctaaaactgttaaattaa